A region of the Myxococcaceae bacterium JPH2 genome:
GCTGAACCCTCTCACGCGACAACTACCTTGACGCTCACCGGGACCGTGCATGAAATGACGCGTTCGCTAACGCACGCGTGGCACTGGACCCGAATTTCTGGTAGCCACAACGGCTGGCTGCTGTTCGGCGTCGTCGTGCGGTTGGGGTAGTCGTTCGTGGTGCCATCGCCCCGTTGGCCATAGCGGTTCTGTCCAAGGGTCCAGACGCGGCCCTGGACGTCGAGCGCGACGCTCTGGAAGCCGCCGCCCGCCACGTCCTTGAAACGCAGCTCCGCGGGCAGGGCGATGTCTACGGGCGGGACCTGGTTGTACGGATTGGCGTGGCCGACGCCGAGCTGTCCGGCGCGGTTGGAGCCGATGACCAACACCCGACCGTTCACCAGGTAGAACAACGGGTACTCGGCGCTGGCGATGCGGGTCAGCCCCGCGAGGCTGTCACCCGCGTCGGTGGGGCCCCTCCCGCGTCGGGCGGGCCCGCATCCTGGGTCCCCGCGTCCTGCGTTCCCGCGTCGTCGCCGGCCTCCTCGACGAACCCGGTGTCTGGAGGGTCCTCCGTTCCCGAATCAGCGGACGACGCGGAGCACCCCATGAGGACCACGGCGAGCGTGACGAAGCGCGTACGAAAGTGACATGTGGCTCTTGTCACTTAATTGCCGCAACGAAGGGAAGTCAGGTGGGGTGGACTCCGTCTGGATAGAGACACTCGGGTGCGAGCGCGCGGATGTCCCGCACGTAGGACTCGAACCAATCGAGGAAGGTGTCGAACACGTGGCTGGGAGCGTGCCCTCGCTGTTCCCAGACGAAGCGGCGCGTGTCCTGGAAGCAGGCCCAGGCCAGCTCTCCCATGTGATTGAGCACGAGGGCGGGGGCCTTCAGGTCACCGCCGCTCGTGGCGATGCACCACTGGATGTCCCGGGGCAACAGGTAGGCCGCCGCGAAGGGGACCAGATGCGACGTGGTGATGGGGCGGTTGTCAAGGGTGACGCCCGACGGAATCCGCACCAGGGCGAGGGACTCCAGCACTTCGTCCGGTGAGTACACGCGGAAGTTGGCGGGCAGCGCCGTCCACACCGCTTGCTCGCCCTCCTCGGCGCGCGGCACCTCGACACGCGCGAAGGCGTGCAGCCGCCAGAACTCGCGCAGCCCGGGGGTAAGCGCGGAGCCTCCCGCTGGAGGTGGGCCCCCCAGGAGCTCCGAGAGCAGCTCCAGGTCTTCTTCCGACACGGGCGGGCCCAGCACGAGCCTTCCTCCAAATCCCTTCGCCCACTGCTCGACATCCGCCAATAGCGCCCGGTAGCGGGGCTGAACTGATTGCTCACTCATGCTCGCGAGCTTACCTGTCAGAGGGGAGACCTTCGTGGATGTGAAAGCCGGCGTGAGTCCGTGTACCTTGAGGGCATGTCACGCGGACGCGGTTGGATGTTGCGCATAAGAGGGATGGGGCCCTGTTGAAGGGGAGGGAGGGTGCAGAGGGGCCGAGGAGAACCGCTAACAAGGCCGCCCGAGCGATGCTCCCGGCCGGTGGACAGGTCGCGTGAGCCCCTTTGGGTGGAGACGACCTTCAAGAAGCGCGGGTCTTCGATCCACGCGAGCGCGGAGAAGCGCGGGATTGGAGCGCCGCGCGGCATCGTGTCGAAGTCGAGGTCCGGCCGCTGGACGAAGAAAAGCACTCGTTCCCCCTGGCCCTCGTGCTGGGATGATTCACCATGGGCGATTGGGCGGTGACGACGCACTGGGCATGGACACGGCCACGAATGCCTGAAGCCAGGGACTTTCCGAGCGACCGCTGGGCTGCCCGCCTTGGCCGAGTGGGTCCGGGGCTCTGGCAGTTGGAAACGCTCCAGAAGTACGGCTACTACCGTGCCCCCGAAGGGACGGCCGCCGTGGGAGTCCAAGCTCCCGACGGCTATTTGGTGGAATACGGAGGCGGCCCCTTCTCCGCAGCCTGGAACTATCTCGTCGCCACAGAGCCCTCCGGTGCAAGCCGCTTCGCGCGAGCCGCGGGGCTGCTGGGTGAAGACGCCTCCCTCCCGCCTGCGGTTCAACACGCGGTGCTGTGCCTGCGCACCCCCATCCGCTTCGAGCGCCCTCTTGCGTCCTGGAGTCTGAGCGACAGCCATCTGGACTCAGCCCCCGCCGCCCGCGTCGCTGAGGCGCTCATCGCCGGAGGCCCCCCTCCTCGCCGGGGACGGATCGAATGCGTAGTGGGACTCTTTACTTTCGAGTTCGGCTGGGTCCACACAGGCGTCCTGACACTGTTCATCGACGAGTCGATGGAGCAAAGTGGGGCCGAGCTCGAAATGACAGGCCGGTTCAACGCACTCTCCGAGACAAAGGAGGTCGGCCCGTTCGCGCACTCCCTGTACATGGAGCGGCCCACATCAGTACCGGTGCCCCTCGTCGCCTGGCCCTTCCCCACGCGGTAAGGGCTCACTCAGAAGGAACCGTTCTTCCCCGAAGGAGGGCTGGGTGGGTGAACAGTCCATCTGCAACCGGCGGAACGGCGTGTACCGGCGGGTGAGGCCGGGGCCAACAGGCGCGCCTGTCAATGTGCGTCCTGGTTCCTCCAACTCCTGCCTTTGCTCCCTGCCCTGCCCAGCCACCGCAGTCAGGGCCGGTACCGCGCCACCTCCTTGCCGCGTCTGCCTACCCCCCAGAGGGGAACCACACGAAGTGCGGGAGAGCCGGTTTCGTGGAGTCCCACCCGCGGTGCGAAGTGGGTCCCACGATGCCGAAGTCACGCCCCCCATACCCACCGGAATTCCGCGAGAGGGTCGTCAAACGGATGAAGGCCGGCCGGTCCGGCAAGAGTCTCGAGAGAGAGTTTGGATGCACCGAGCAGAGCATCCGGAACTGGAGGAAGCAGTTGGAGGGGAGCGACAGTGGCGCCCCCAGCAGCAACGGCGAGAGCAGGCCAGTTGCCAGGGCGAGCAGTGCCACCTCGGATGAGCGCGCTGAACTCGAGCGGCTGCGGCGCGAGGTGCGGGAGCTGCGCGAGGAGCGCGACATCCTAAAAAGCTGCGGCCCGGTTCGCGCAGGAGTCCGTGGCGACGCCCAGGCGGCGTACCGACTCGTGAAGGCGAATCAGGCCGTCCATGGCATCACGACGCTCTGCCGTGTCCTTGAGGTTTCCGAGAGCGGCTACCACGCGTGGCGCACGCGCCTGCCCTCGAAGCGCGCGGTCGCGGACACGGGCCTCAGCGAGCGCATGCGCGCCATCCACGCGATGAGCGACGGCACCTACGGCGTGCCGTGCATCCACGCTGATCTCGCGGCAGAGGGCGTGCACATCGGACGCAAGCGCGTCGCCCGTCTCATGCGAGCAGCGCATCTCGCGGGCGTCAGTCGCCGCAAGTGGTGTGTCACCACGACGCGCGACGAGCGCGCACGCCCTGCGCCCGACTTGGTCGACCGCAAGTTCGTGGACCCTGGACCCGACCAACTCTGGGTTGCCGACATCACGTACATCCCGACGCACGCCGGCTTCCTCTACCTCGCCATCGTGCTCGACGCATGGAGCCGCAAAGTCGTCGGCTGGGCCATGGCTGGCCACCTCAAGACGGAGCTCGTCGTGCGGGCACTCGACATGGCAGTGAGGCGGCGTCAGCCCCAGAACGTCGTGCACCACAGCGACCAAGGGACGCAGTACACCTCGATTGGCTTCGGGCTTCGGTGCAAGGAAGGCGGCGTGCGCCCCTCCATGGGCAGCGTTGGCGACGCGTACGACAACGCGCTGTGTGAGAGTTTCTTCGCCACGCTCGAGTGCGAATTGCTCGCACGCCGCCGTTTCACGTCTCACGCCGAGGCACGGATGGCCGCCTTCCGCTTCATCGAGGGCTGGTACAACCCATTCCGTCGTCACTCCGCGCTCGACTACGAGTCGCCCTCTGGCTACGAGAAGAAGCACCGCGCTGCCGCTTGAGGGCGAAAGCGCGGAACGCTCTGTGGAACCGGGGCAACTTCAATCGGCGGGATTCGCTTGGTGTGATTCTCGGCCATCCCTCTCTGCCAACGACCAGCCCAGCCCTGACTTTTGTTAGGGAATGTCAGCCGAGAGGTCGCAGTCCTACGCGATGGCCATTGGCGCCTCATGGGGAACATCTACGATGAGACGGGAACCAACCATACGAACGCTGAACGAATAGCACTTTCATGCAGGGCTCTCGGCACCGGGAGCGATGCCTGGCCGCCCATCAACGCATTGGGCGGCCAGGCATCTCATTCCTCCCCCCGAAGGCGGCCGAAGGGACTGCAGTTCCCGATTACGTGCCGAGCGTGGAGGCGTGCTCTGAGTCCTGCGCGCTCCCCGTCTGCCAGGCGAGCTTCGTCCACGGACCCTCCGGAGCCACCTGGCAGTCCGCGGTGATGGACGCGAGGCCACTGAGCATTCCGTCCTCGGAGCCGTTCCACATGGCGCGGCCCAACAGGTAGCTCTTGCCCCACTGCTCCCACGAGGAGAACTCGGCCCGGGCATGCTCCGAAGCGCGCGCGATGAAGGCCCACGCCTGGCTCTCGTCCAGGAGCTTGAGGTCGTAGCTCATGCGCGTGATCACCACTGCCCGGCCCAGGTCCCACGCCAGCGTGCCTCGCGCCAGATCTTCAGCGGTGAAAGTGGTCTTGTCTTCCTTCAACGAAGCCAGGCTCGCGCCCAGATTGCTCAGCGCTTCGCCGCTGGACTTCGCGACCTGCTCCCACTGATCGGGAGACACATTCGTCAGTCGGCGCAGAGCCGCGTCAAAGGCCACACGGTGGCCCGAGCTCAAGAGCTTCTCCACCTGGGCTGCCGCAGTTTGTCGGTTGTAGATACCCCACCACTCGCTGAGCCCCGTCCGGAGCCGCAGTTTCGGCACGCCGGTCTCCAGCGAATTCCAGTAAGCGGTGATTTGCTCTGCATTCACCGCGCCCAACAAGATGCCGAAGAGCTGCTGCGGCGGCAGGTTCACCTTGGGGTTCGTCTGGAACGACTTGAGGGTCCGCAGAAAGAACAGGATCTTCGGGAGCAAGTAAAGCGCGACTCCCAACACGGCGACCAACAGAATGATGTGATTCCCTTGCATGGTGTCTCTCCCGGAGAAAGGTAGCCGTCCGCCGTCCTGGCGCCTTCAGTGGATTCAATCGGCGCGAATGCGGCGCGAACAGGCGCGCCTCTCTAGATCAATTCGGCGAGGGCCACCGGTAAATCTCGACGAATCCGTCGCCACCATTCCGCCGGCACTGAAACAATTAACTGCAACCACCGGACAGCGTGAACTCCCGGCGTCGCGAGGCGAGGTGCCGGCCCATCCGCTCCTCGGACCCGGTGAGGCCTCTGCCCCAACGGGGCGCGAGAGTGCTGGCCGCGCCACGAATGAGCACCTGTGCCTATCCAAAATTCGGTCGCTGCGTCATGAGCTCATTAAAGCTGCGTCAAAACGCGCGTCATGACGCGAGTGACTCGCATGACGAGCCGTGGGTCCTCCCTTCCGTTTGACAGAGGTCGGAATTACGCGCGGCTCGGACGCCTCAACACCTCTCTGCGCCGCGATGGGCAGGAGGGGGAGCGCCGCTGCCTCAGCGCCCTCCCCTGCTCCGGTGGCAGTGTCTTCATCCCAGTGCAAGCCAGGTCCGTTGTTCGCGCGCTTCGAACAATGGATGAGCGCGCGCGTGGACATGATGATTGACGAAGTCCACGTCCGCGTCCGCCCCCAGGGCACGTCGCGGATACGGGGCTAACCCAGACGAGGCGAATGTCAGCCGCGTCTTACTGTTGTACCGGGAGACAGGAGCTGTCGTGCCGCGGCCCCAAGGCAGCGGCCTTGCCACTGGCTCCCCCAGGCGACGTCGTGCTGGTGGACAAGCTGGGTGGCCACACAATGGCCGGGGTGCGCCAGGCGGCCGAGGCCGTGGGAGCCTGCGGGGTGTACCTGCCCACCGACAGCCCTCATTTCGATCCCATCGAGTTGGGGTGGGCGGACCTGAAGCGACAGCGTCGTCAACTCGCGCCGCGGACCGTGGAAGACTTGGCTCAGGCAGCAAGGCAGTGACTCGCGGCTTCCCTGCTCGCGAAGCGCGTGGCTTGATTTCGCCACGGCCTCTCCTTCCTTCACTTCAACTGTTCTCCGCGCCAGACGCGCCCGATGACTGGGAAAGCCATTCAGGTGGAACCGACGTTCGCCGCGGTATCGAGCGCCGTGGCGGCATCTCCCGGGAGGGTGCGCTCTGAGGCAGCGAGCGCCCAGCCGACGGGATGAGCCGCCCCCCTCCATTGGACAACGCTTGGATGAGGCGTGCCCACTTCCCTGGCGGCTGCCCCCGCCTGAGCCTCATCGCGCGCCGCTCGCCGAGGCTTCTCGCCGGCTGCACGTTGGCCGACCCGAAGACCGGGCAATCGACTGCAGTCCCTCCAGCGGAGCCTCTTCCTCGAGGCCCAGGTACAGGAGTCTGTGCTGGGGCCATCAAATGGCGGGGAAATTCTCCGCTCACCTGCTTCCGGGACGCCCCTGGTTCTCTCATGTCCGGGGCAGCCGAGCCCCTGATGACAAGGGGTTAGCCGAGGGCGTGGGGAAAAGTTCACGATTCGGTGCGCCACCTCGCGCCAAGGCCCCTCCTCCGCAGGAAGGGTCACGAATTCTCCCCACGGAGGCCCACCATGGGCGTCAATACGAACTACCAGAGCACCCCCACCTATCGCAGCGAGCCCAACACGGAGGCACCGTCCGCCAACGCCGCGGACCCCGCAGCGGAGGCAGCCAGGGCAGCGGCTGAGGCCGCGGCGGCAGCAGAGGCCGCGCGTCAGGCCGCAGCGGCAGCGGCGGAGAAGGCTCGCCAGGAGGAAGCGGCGGCGCACGCAGCGGAGACGGCATTTGGGACGGCGGAGCAGAAGAAGGTGGACGCCAATACCGCGCTCGGCGACGCGCAGCGGGCACTGGCGGGCTTCGACGAGTCTAAATTCAAGAAGCCAGAAGTCGGCCCCTATCTGGACAAGGCCGCCCTGCAACAGAACGTTCAGACCGCGCAGACCGCGCTGAACACAGCCACCGAGGAGGCCGCCAAGTTG
Encoded here:
- a CDS encoding IS3 family transposase, producing MPKSRPPYPPEFRERVVKRMKAGRSGKSLEREFGCTEQSIRNWRKQLEGSDSGAPSSNGESRPVARASSATSDERAELERLRREVRELREERDILKSCGPVRAGVRGDAQAAYRLVKANQAVHGITTLCRVLEVSESGYHAWRTRLPSKRAVADTGLSERMRAIHAMSDGTYGVPCIHADLAAEGVHIGRKRVARLMRAAHLAGVSRRKWCVTTTRDERARPAPDLVDRKFVDPGPDQLWVADITYIPTHAGFLYLAIVLDAWSRKVVGWAMAGHLKTELVVRALDMAVRRRQPQNVVHHSDQGTQYTSIGFGLRCKEGGVRPSMGSVGDAYDNALCESFFATLECELLARRRFTSHAEARMAAFRFIEGWYNPFRRHSALDYESPSGYEKKHRAAA
- a CDS encoding DUF1266 domain-containing protein; translation: MLPKILFFLRTLKSFQTNPKVNLPPQQLFGILLGAVNAEQITAYWNSLETGVPKLRLRTGLSEWWGIYNRQTAAAQVEKLLSSGHRVAFDAALRRLTNVSPDQWEQVAKSSGEALSNLGASLASLKEDKTTFTAEDLARGTLAWDLGRAVVITRMSYDLKLLDESQAWAFIARASEHARAEFSSWEQWGKSYLLGRAMWNGSEDGMLSGLASITADCQVAPEGPWTKLAWQTGSAQDSEHASTLGT
- a CDS encoding transposase encodes the protein MLVDKLGGHTMAGVRQAAEAVGACGVYLPTDSPHFDPIELGWADLKRQRRQLAPRTVEDLAQAARQ